From the genome of Stigmatella aurantiaca, one region includes:
- the map gene encoding type I methionyl aminopeptidase, with amino-acid sequence MNTQAAARQPPAVLPAPNEVCWCGSGSKYKKCHRGADAAEARKLGGNAQRKGIRPGLISPRRSVPAHIPRPDYAETGRPGRGEMSDVKSPEVIARMRRAGKAAAQVLQTTAAALRPGITTDELDAIAHEAYIQLGGYPSTLNYHGFPKSLCTSINEVICHGIPDSRPLEDGDIINLDITIFLEGVHGDCSATYCVGKVDPDSERLVRVARECLDVGIQAVKPGRPINDIGRAIEAHATKNGMSVVRAYCGHGIGEKFHSALQIPHYYEEDANTIMQPGMTFTVEPMINLGHWQHRSWDDGWTAVTADGSRSAQFEHMLVVTEQGYELLTLP; translated from the coding sequence ATGAATACTCAAGCCGCCGCCCGCCAGCCGCCCGCTGTTCTCCCAGCTCCCAATGAGGTTTGCTGGTGTGGCAGCGGTTCCAAGTACAAGAAGTGCCACCGGGGCGCGGACGCCGCCGAGGCGCGCAAGCTGGGCGGCAATGCCCAGCGCAAGGGCATCCGCCCGGGCCTCATCAGCCCCCGCCGCTCGGTGCCCGCGCACATCCCGCGCCCGGACTACGCGGAGACGGGCCGGCCGGGCCGGGGCGAGATGTCCGACGTGAAGAGCCCGGAGGTCATCGCCCGCATGCGCCGCGCGGGCAAGGCCGCCGCCCAGGTGCTGCAGACCACCGCCGCGGCCCTGCGCCCGGGCATCACCACCGACGAGCTCGACGCCATCGCCCACGAGGCCTACATCCAGCTGGGCGGCTACCCGAGCACGCTCAACTACCACGGCTTCCCCAAGTCGCTGTGCACCTCGATCAACGAGGTCATCTGCCACGGCATCCCGGACAGCCGGCCGCTGGAAGACGGCGACATCATCAACCTGGACATCACCATCTTCCTGGAGGGCGTCCACGGGGACTGCTCGGCCACCTACTGCGTGGGCAAGGTGGATCCGGACTCCGAGCGCCTGGTGCGCGTGGCGCGCGAGTGCCTGGACGTGGGCATCCAGGCGGTGAAGCCCGGGCGGCCCATCAACGACATCGGCCGCGCCATCGAGGCCCACGCCACGAAGAACGGCATGAGCGTGGTGCGGGCCTATTGCGGCCACGGCATCGGCGAGAAGTTCCACAGCGCGCTGCAGATTCCTCACTATTACGAGGAGGATGCCAACACGATCATGCAGCCGGGCATGACGTTCACCGTGGAGCCGATGATCAACCTCGGCCACTGGCAGCACCGCTCCTGGGACGATGGCTGGACGGCGGTCACCGCCGACGGCAGCCGCAGCGCCCAGTTCGAGCACATGCTCGTCGTCACCGAGCAGGGCTACGAGTTGCTCACGCTGCCCTGA
- a CDS encoding R3H domain-containing nucleic acid-binding protein, with product MTQTRAEPDDDFLLLVAVLPAPLQEAVRGLSPGEVLEVVMDLGRPPEARLVQGSVRLREEPVAQADLEHVLAQVGPPGEDNRAGIERTLHRVSAIRNRKGRVVGLTLRVGRAVFGTIDMLKDLIATGRNVLLLGRPGVGKTTKLREVARVLADDLRKRVMVVDTSNEIGGDGDIPHPGIGHARRMQVSRPDRQHDVMIEAVENHMPEAIIVDEIGTSAEATAARTIAERGVQLVATAHGNTLENLVLNPTLSDLVGGVHTVTLSDEEARRRNTQKTVSERKAPPTFDLVVQMVGRDEVLVHLDTAEAVDRLLAGSEVGGERRLLAGGEVRVEAVPHAGAPLPPPRSKVGPAAPAAPQGPMRLFAHGVSRDLMDRVLRELKVETRVVGRLESADLILTLRSRANDPKMRRVVERTGARVEVVKRNSSAEIRRVLRGVFMLVEGVDEEQVREAVAEAEHAIQRVLNEGVSVPLAPRPPRLRKLQHRLVSRYHLETVSLGSEPLRHLVLYPLGAEVEAAFHESEAEGTA from the coding sequence ATGACCCAGACGCGCGCCGAGCCCGATGATGACTTCCTGCTGTTGGTGGCTGTCCTGCCCGCCCCGCTGCAAGAGGCGGTGCGGGGGCTGTCTCCCGGAGAAGTGCTGGAGGTGGTGATGGACCTGGGCCGCCCGCCGGAGGCCCGGCTTGTCCAGGGCTCCGTGCGGCTGCGCGAGGAGCCCGTGGCCCAGGCGGACCTGGAGCACGTGCTGGCCCAGGTGGGCCCCCCGGGCGAGGACAACCGCGCCGGCATCGAGCGCACGCTCCACCGGGTCTCGGCCATCCGCAACCGCAAGGGGCGCGTGGTGGGGCTCACGCTGCGGGTGGGCCGGGCGGTGTTCGGCACCATCGACATGCTCAAGGACCTCATCGCCACCGGGCGCAACGTGCTGCTGCTGGGCCGGCCCGGCGTGGGCAAGACGACGAAGCTGCGCGAGGTGGCGCGCGTGCTCGCCGACGACTTGCGCAAGCGGGTGATGGTGGTGGACACCTCCAACGAGATTGGCGGGGACGGGGACATTCCCCACCCGGGCATCGGCCACGCGCGCCGCATGCAGGTGTCCCGGCCCGACCGGCAGCATGACGTGATGATTGAGGCGGTGGAGAACCACATGCCCGAGGCCATCATCGTCGACGAGATTGGCACCTCGGCGGAGGCCACCGCGGCGCGCACCATCGCCGAGCGCGGGGTGCAGCTCGTGGCCACCGCGCACGGCAACACGCTGGAGAACCTGGTGCTCAACCCCACCCTGTCGGACCTCGTGGGCGGGGTGCACACGGTGACGCTGAGCGACGAGGAGGCGCGCCGGCGCAACACGCAGAAGACGGTCAGCGAGCGCAAGGCGCCGCCCACCTTTGATTTGGTGGTGCAGATGGTGGGCCGGGACGAGGTGCTCGTGCACCTGGACACGGCGGAGGCGGTGGACCGGCTGCTCGCCGGGAGCGAGGTGGGCGGCGAGCGGCGGCTGCTCGCCGGGGGCGAGGTGCGCGTGGAGGCGGTGCCGCACGCCGGGGCCCCGCTGCCCCCGCCACGCTCGAAGGTGGGCCCCGCCGCGCCTGCCGCCCCGCAGGGGCCCATGCGCCTCTTCGCGCACGGGGTGAGCCGGGACTTGATGGACCGGGTGCTGCGCGAGCTGAAGGTGGAGACGCGCGTGGTGGGGCGGCTGGAGTCGGCGGACCTCATCCTGACGCTGCGCTCGCGGGCGAATGATCCGAAGATGCGGCGCGTGGTGGAGCGCACCGGGGCGCGCGTGGAGGTGGTGAAGCGCAACAGCTCCGCGGAGATCCGGCGGGTGCTGCGCGGGGTGTTCATGCTGGTGGAGGGCGTGGACGAGGAGCAGGTGCGCGAGGCCGTGGCGGAGGCGGAGCACGCCATCCAGCGCGTGCTGAACGAAGGCGTCTCCGTGCCCCTGGCCCCGCGGCCTCCCCGGCTGCGCAAGCTGCAGCACCGCCTGGTCAGCCGCTACCACCTGGAGACGGTGAGCCTGGGCAGCGAGCCGCTGCGGCACCTCGTCCTCTACCCGCTGGGCGCGGAGGTGGAGGCCGCGTTCCACGAGAGCGAGGCCGAGGGGACGGCCTGA
- a CDS encoding FKBP-type peptidyl-prolyl cis-trans isomerase — protein MRKMWAVAALSLIVTGCQKQEAKGADGAATAASAGTGAGANPQTDDQKTLYALGLSVGRSVGVFNLTPEELTFVQAGLAAQVKGEKPLVEIETFGPKIQQLAMARQTAKSAGEKEKGKAFLEQAAKEEGATKTESGLIYKETAAGTGETPQPTDIVKVHYKGTLTDGKEFDSSYKRGEPATFPLNGVIRCWTEGVQKMKVGGKARLVCPSDLAYGDRGAPPDIPGGATLVFEVELLEITKGAGAPGAPTPPPAPAPAAKPGAKPAAPTK, from the coding sequence ATGCGGAAAATGTGGGCAGTGGCGGCCCTGTCACTCATCGTGACGGGATGCCAGAAGCAGGAGGCCAAGGGCGCGGACGGCGCGGCCACGGCCGCGAGCGCGGGCACGGGCGCGGGGGCCAACCCGCAGACCGACGACCAGAAGACGCTGTACGCGCTGGGCCTGTCCGTGGGCCGGAGCGTGGGCGTGTTCAACCTCACCCCGGAGGAGCTGACCTTCGTCCAGGCCGGCCTCGCCGCCCAGGTGAAGGGCGAGAAGCCCCTGGTGGAAATCGAGACCTTCGGGCCGAAGATTCAGCAGCTCGCCATGGCGCGCCAGACGGCCAAGTCGGCCGGTGAGAAGGAGAAGGGCAAGGCCTTCCTGGAGCAGGCCGCGAAGGAAGAGGGCGCGACGAAGACCGAGTCGGGCCTCATCTACAAGGAGACGGCGGCCGGCACGGGCGAGACCCCGCAGCCCACCGACATCGTCAAGGTGCACTACAAGGGCACGCTCACCGACGGCAAGGAGTTCGACAGCTCCTACAAGCGCGGCGAGCCGGCCACCTTCCCGCTCAACGGCGTCATCCGCTGCTGGACCGAGGGCGTGCAGAAGATGAAGGTGGGCGGCAAGGCCCGCCTGGTGTGCCCGTCGGATCTCGCCTACGGCGATCGCGGCGCCCCGCCGGACATCCCGGGCGGTGCCACGCTGGTGTTCGAGGTGGAGCTGCTGGAGATCACCAAGGGCGCGGGCGCCCCCGGTGCCCCGACGCCTCCTCCCGCCCCGGCCCCGGCCGCCAAGCCCGGCGCCAAGCCCGCGGCCCCCACGAAGTAA
- a CDS encoding HAD-IG family 5'-nucleotidase — MSGHFTAPPPERGIFCNRTLNMRAIKAIGYDMDYTLVHYHVEAWERRAYEYIREGLLAQNWPVGHLAFDPALVIRGLIIDTEKGNLLKANRFGFVKKALHGTRPMGFEAQRTEYARTIIDLSERRWMFLNTLFSLSEACIYAQLVDLLDAGKLPGPMGYGDLYDIVRRTLDAAHMAGRLKAEIIADPERYVLPDPETALALLDQRHSGKKLLLITNSEWAYSLPMMHAAFDPYLPSGMTWRELFDVVIVSARKPEFFTTRSPLFEVVDTGGGEALLRPNSGALKPRTPYFGGSAVELERHLGLSGDEILYVGDHMFGDVHVTKNVLRWRTALILRELEDEVQAIAAFRATEARLAERMVLKEQLEAESCQLRLELQRRRAHYGPRSQMPEDELLSRLGALRTQLEALDAELGPMARAASELSNPHWGLLTRAGNDKSHLARQVERYADIYTSRVSNFLFASPFVYLRSPRGSLPHDPMIPGGTPVFPSTDATTGTTP; from the coding sequence ATGAGCGGCCACTTCACAGCCCCCCCTCCCGAACGCGGCATCTTCTGCAACCGCACCCTCAACATGAGGGCCATCAAGGCCATTGGCTACGACATGGATTACACGCTCGTCCACTACCACGTGGAAGCGTGGGAGCGCCGTGCGTACGAGTACATCCGCGAGGGGCTGCTGGCGCAGAACTGGCCCGTGGGGCACCTGGCGTTCGATCCGGCGCTGGTCATCCGCGGCCTCATCATCGACACGGAGAAGGGCAACCTGCTCAAGGCCAACCGCTTTGGCTTCGTGAAGAAGGCGCTCCACGGCACGCGCCCCATGGGCTTCGAGGCCCAGCGCACCGAGTATGCCCGCACCATCATCGACCTGTCCGAGCGGCGGTGGATGTTCCTCAACACCCTCTTCTCGCTGTCCGAGGCGTGCATCTACGCCCAGCTCGTGGACCTGCTGGACGCGGGCAAGCTGCCGGGCCCCATGGGCTACGGCGACCTCTATGACATCGTCCGCCGCACCCTGGACGCGGCCCACATGGCGGGCCGGCTCAAGGCGGAGATCATCGCCGACCCCGAGCGCTACGTGCTGCCGGACCCCGAGACGGCGCTGGCGCTGCTGGACCAGCGCCACTCGGGCAAGAAGCTGCTGCTCATCACCAACAGCGAGTGGGCCTACTCCCTGCCAATGATGCACGCGGCGTTCGACCCCTACCTCCCCTCGGGCATGACGTGGCGGGAGCTGTTCGACGTCGTCATCGTCAGCGCGCGCAAGCCCGAGTTCTTCACCACGCGCTCGCCGCTGTTCGAGGTGGTGGACACCGGAGGCGGCGAGGCGCTGCTGCGGCCAAACTCGGGCGCGCTCAAGCCGCGCACGCCCTACTTCGGCGGCAGCGCGGTGGAGCTGGAGCGGCACCTGGGGCTGAGCGGGGACGAGATCCTCTACGTGGGCGACCACATGTTCGGCGACGTGCACGTGACGAAGAACGTGCTGCGCTGGCGCACCGCGCTCATCCTGCGCGAGTTGGAGGACGAGGTGCAGGCCATCGCTGCCTTCCGCGCCACCGAGGCGCGGCTGGCCGAGCGCATGGTGCTCAAGGAGCAGCTGGAGGCCGAGTCCTGCCAGCTCCGGCTGGAGCTGCAGCGGCGCCGGGCCCACTACGGCCCGCGCTCGCAGATGCCCGAGGACGAGCTGCTCTCCCGGCTGGGCGCCCTCCGCACCCAGCTGGAGGCGCTGGACGCGGAGCTGGGCCCCATGGCGCGCGCCGCCAGCGAGCTGTCCAACCCGCACTGGGGGCTGCTCACCCGCGCCGGCAACGACAAGAGCCACCTGGCCCGCCAGGTGGAGCGCTACGCGGACATCTACACCTCGCGCGTCTCGAACTTCCTGTTCGCCAGCCCCTTCGTCTACCTGCGCAGCCCCCGGGGCAGCCTGCCGCATGATCCGATGATCCCCGGCGGCACCCCCGTCTTCCCCTCCACGGACGCGACCACCGGGACCACCCCGTGA
- a CDS encoding dienelactone hydrolase family protein → MLRRWGPGVAALVLSACAAGQPVEVSREPSERGAMSEQEFRALHRPRSEAAGPRLGENLTVGGARAYLRLPDGSPGPWPAVLVLHDVGGLNEHFLHWTDRLAAEGYAALAVDYYDTQQSTAPDGSVTSVRTVNPERALRVLQAAHAFLVTDARVRAPRTAVIGWGLGGSWALRLGMREPALDAVVTYSGLVEADPEALSRLRAPLLAFFGTRDATLPAEVQEAFVQALDEAQGVHRVLRYEAEHAFENPAGEQYAPHVAAAAWQAVELFLERHLKR, encoded by the coding sequence GTGCTGAGACGCTGGGGACCGGGAGTGGCGGCGCTGGTGCTGAGCGCCTGCGCGGCGGGACAGCCCGTGGAGGTGTCCCGCGAGCCGTCCGAACGGGGGGCCATGTCCGAGCAGGAGTTCCGGGCGCTGCACCGGCCGAGGTCCGAGGCCGCGGGGCCGCGCCTGGGGGAGAACCTGACGGTGGGCGGGGCGCGCGCCTACCTGCGCCTGCCGGACGGTTCGCCCGGCCCCTGGCCCGCGGTGCTCGTCCTGCACGACGTGGGCGGGCTGAACGAGCACTTCCTGCACTGGACGGACCGGCTCGCCGCCGAGGGCTACGCGGCGCTCGCGGTGGACTACTACGACACGCAGCAGTCCACCGCGCCGGATGGCTCGGTGACATCGGTGCGCACGGTGAACCCGGAGCGCGCCCTGCGGGTGCTCCAGGCGGCGCACGCGTTCCTGGTGACGGATGCGCGGGTGCGGGCGCCGCGCACGGCGGTCATCGGCTGGGGCCTGGGGGGCAGCTGGGCCCTGCGCCTGGGGATGCGCGAGCCCGCGCTCGACGCGGTGGTGACGTACTCCGGCCTGGTGGAGGCGGACCCGGAGGCGCTCTCGCGCCTGCGCGCGCCCCTGCTGGCCTTCTTCGGCACGAGGGACGCCACGCTCCCCGCCGAGGTGCAGGAGGCCTTCGTGCAGGCGCTGGACGAGGCGCAAGGCGTCCACCGGGTGCTGCGGTACGAGGCGGAGCATGCCTTCGAGAACCCCGCGGGCGAGCAATACGCGCCGCACGTGGCCGCCGCGGCCTGGCAGGCGGTGGAGTTGTTTCTGGAACGCCACCTGAAGCGGTGA
- a CDS encoding GlsB/YeaQ/YmgE family stress response membrane protein has protein sequence MGLCSWILFGFVVGLIARAVMPGEQKMGLIRTTLLGVGGAFVGGFVAALIRGGNWKSPSPAGFIGAILGAVLLLWLSEMIAPSRRR, from the coding sequence ATGGGGTTGTGCAGCTGGATCCTCTTCGGCTTCGTCGTGGGGCTGATTGCCCGCGCCGTCATGCCGGGCGAGCAGAAGATGGGCCTCATCCGCACCACGCTGCTGGGGGTGGGAGGCGCTTTCGTGGGAGGCTTCGTGGCCGCCCTCATCCGCGGGGGCAACTGGAAGTCGCCCTCGCCCGCGGGCTTCATCGGCGCCATCCTCGGCGCGGTGCTGCTCCTGTGGCTCTCCGAAATGATTGCCCCCAGCCGGAGGCGGTAG
- a CDS encoding glutaredoxin, with protein sequence MARLTLSQDKVSPAVQELMGQFHRHIVETVAGTVAREHIVVVGMAQNPFVKRARALLDAQQLKFTYLEYGGYFSMWKERLALKLWAGFPTFPMVFIDGTLVGGFTELKALQDQGQLR encoded by the coding sequence ATGGCACGTCTGACCCTCTCGCAGGACAAGGTATCCCCGGCCGTTCAGGAACTCATGGGCCAGTTTCACCGGCACATCGTCGAGACCGTGGCGGGCACGGTGGCGCGTGAGCACATCGTGGTGGTGGGCATGGCGCAGAACCCGTTCGTGAAGCGGGCGCGCGCGCTGCTGGACGCGCAGCAGCTGAAGTTCACCTACCTGGAGTACGGCGGCTACTTCTCCATGTGGAAGGAGCGCCTGGCGCTGAAGCTGTGGGCGGGCTTCCCCACCTTCCCCATGGTGTTCATCGACGGGACGCTGGTGGGCGGCTTCACCGAGCTGAAGGCGCTCCAGGACCAGGGCCAGCTGCGCTAG
- a CDS encoding CARDB domain-containing protein — protein MRAARRLRKLASGVVACGWLVGCGGPGEVGPAELFVDTVVGAVVSSKAPDLWISSVSGPSSVLPGSAFGATITACNQGVRSARASVHLVLSGDTGISVTDLRVGSAETGLLHPNQCATLHVSVPAGTAIPEGRWYPGALVDPEDEVPELSESNNARVGLPMAFGVGPDLTVAQVEAPDSLLPSGEFLTRVTVCNLGTVRAPAHVEVSLVPDAAPSGMGLGVGSASLEPLAEGQCQALRIPSRVDALPEGTYAVAARVDAAQAVSELEEGNNLRVGSPVAVGTRPDFVLSGVKGPASFGGTATLTATVCNQGTTAGTAQVEAFLSEDAQLTEADPRFGVASVDALPPGQCVPVNLSGPAGVSPGAYFLAAWVDRSQAVAELGEDNNLRVGARAAVGEGPDLTVTTVSAQRGAQAAHALEATATVCNQGTAPSPATSLEFALSATASLPASAPVLAQARVPALEAGACAQVAGTGSAPVAEGSWYLGAWVDRPGAVRELLETNNSRTGHRLGMGEGPDLTLSAPPGQTGAGLVTVCNQGTQPTRRPTRVAFSQTADVALSGPERLAGEAAVPVLLPGQCLAVAPAGEGLAEGRGVLSAWVDPAQEEQELIEDNNTLTGSLLPGESAERWVVSARR, from the coding sequence ATGAGGGCTGCGCGTCGCCTGCGAAAGCTCGCCTCCGGGGTGGTGGCATGTGGGTGGCTCGTGGGCTGTGGCGGCCCAGGCGAGGTGGGGCCTGCGGAGCTCTTCGTGGACACCGTGGTGGGGGCCGTCGTCTCGTCCAAGGCCCCGGACCTGTGGATCTCCTCGGTGAGCGGCCCCTCCAGCGTGCTGCCCGGCAGTGCCTTCGGGGCCACCATCACCGCGTGCAACCAGGGCGTCCGCAGCGCCCGCGCCTCCGTGCACCTCGTGCTCTCGGGCGACACGGGCATCTCCGTCACGGACCTGCGCGTGGGCTCGGCGGAGACGGGGCTGCTGCACCCGAACCAGTGCGCCACCCTCCACGTGTCCGTTCCTGCGGGCACGGCCATCCCCGAGGGGCGCTGGTATCCCGGCGCCCTCGTGGATCCGGAGGACGAAGTCCCAGAGCTGTCCGAGTCGAACAACGCGCGCGTGGGGCTGCCCATGGCCTTCGGCGTGGGGCCGGACCTGACCGTCGCCCAGGTGGAGGCACCCGACAGCCTGCTGCCCTCCGGGGAGTTCCTCACCCGTGTCACCGTGTGCAACCTGGGCACGGTCCGCGCCCCGGCCCACGTCGAGGTGTCCCTCGTCCCGGACGCGGCCCCCTCGGGCATGGGCCTCGGCGTGGGCTCGGCCTCCCTGGAGCCGTTGGCCGAGGGGCAGTGCCAGGCGCTGCGCATCCCCTCCCGTGTGGACGCGCTGCCCGAGGGCACCTACGCCGTGGCCGCCCGGGTGGACGCCGCCCAGGCCGTGAGCGAGCTGGAGGAGGGCAACAACCTCCGGGTGGGCAGCCCCGTGGCCGTGGGCACCCGGCCGGACTTCGTCCTCTCCGGCGTGAAGGGCCCGGCGAGCTTCGGCGGCACCGCCACCCTCACCGCCACCGTGTGCAACCAGGGCACCACGGCGGGCACCGCCCAGGTGGAGGCCTTCCTCTCCGAGGATGCCCAGCTCACCGAGGCGGACCCGCGGTTCGGCGTGGCCTCCGTCGACGCTCTACCTCCAGGCCAGTGCGTCCCGGTGAACCTCTCCGGCCCGGCCGGCGTCTCCCCGGGGGCGTACTTCCTGGCCGCCTGGGTGGATCGCTCCCAGGCCGTGGCCGAGCTGGGCGAGGACAACAACCTCCGGGTGGGCGCCCGCGCGGCCGTGGGCGAGGGGCCGGACCTCACCGTCACCACCGTGAGCGCGCAGCGCGGCGCACAGGCCGCCCACGCCCTGGAGGCCACCGCCACCGTGTGCAACCAGGGCACCGCGCCCAGTCCCGCCACGTCCCTGGAGTTCGCGCTGTCCGCCACCGCGTCCCTTCCCGCCTCGGCCCCGGTGCTGGCCCAGGCCCGGGTGCCCGCGCTGGAGGCTGGTGCCTGCGCGCAGGTGGCGGGCACGGGAAGCGCCCCGGTGGCGGAGGGAAGCTGGTACCTGGGGGCGTGGGTGGACCGGCCGGGCGCGGTGCGCGAGCTTCTGGAGACCAACAACTCCCGGACCGGCCACCGGCTCGGCATGGGCGAGGGGCCCGACCTGACCCTCTCCGCCCCGCCCGGGCAGACCGGCGCAGGGCTCGTGACGGTGTGCAACCAGGGCACCCAGCCCACCCGGCGCCCCACCCGCGTGGCCTTCTCCCAGACGGCCGATGTGGCCCTCTCCGGCCCGGAGCGCCTCGCCGGTGAGGCGGCGGTGCCCGTCCTGCTGCCCGGGCAGTGCCTCGCGGTGGCCCCCGCCGGCGAGGGCCTGGCCGAGGGCCGCGGCGTCCTGAGCGCCTGGGTGGATCCGGCCCAGGAGGAGCAGGAGCTCATCGAGGACAACAACACCCTCACCGGGAGCCTGCTCCCCGGGGAAAGCGCCGAGCGTTGGGTGGTCTCCGCCCGGCGGTAA
- a CDS encoding CAP domain-containing protein: MRSALAGSLLLLSALGCGSAGDTETPEAPQDGQGEFQRDMLSEHNRVRATASPTPSPALPPLTWSEEAARKAQAWVDQCRFEHNPSRGNLGENIAAATPGGLNELGVVRNWAAEASQFDYARNACAPGKVCGHYTQLVWRNTTQVGCAVKECSQNSPFAGFSRWNFWVCNYAPPGNFVGQRPY; this comes from the coding sequence ATGCGCTCTGCCCTTGCAGGTTCTCTGTTGCTGCTGTCAGCCCTGGGCTGTGGTTCCGCCGGGGACACCGAAACGCCCGAGGCGCCTCAAGACGGGCAGGGCGAATTCCAGCGCGACATGCTCTCCGAGCACAACCGCGTCCGCGCCACCGCCAGCCCCACGCCCAGCCCCGCGCTGCCGCCGCTCACCTGGTCCGAGGAGGCGGCGCGCAAGGCCCAGGCCTGGGTGGACCAGTGCCGCTTCGAGCACAACCCCAGCCGGGGCAACCTCGGGGAGAACATCGCCGCCGCCACGCCCGGCGGCCTGAATGAGTTGGGCGTGGTGCGCAACTGGGCCGCCGAGGCCTCCCAGTTCGACTACGCCCGGAACGCGTGCGCCCCGGGCAAGGTGTGCGGCCACTACACGCAGCTCGTCTGGCGCAACACCACCCAGGTGGGCTGCGCGGTGAAGGAGTGCAGCCAGAACTCGCCCTTCGCGGGCTTCTCGCGCTGGAACTTCTGGGTGTGCAACTACGCCCCGCCGGGCAACTTCGTGGGCCAGCGGCCCTATTGA
- a CDS encoding aldo/keto reductase, whose protein sequence is MEYRKLGHSGLKVSSLCLGTMTFGEPSEGSMMHGVASDEKTAFSIMDRALEAGINFWDTANVYGNDGLTERVLGNWFEQSKRRDEVVLATKFRFRMGKGPNDTGASRYQIRSAVEQSLRRLKTDRIDLYQIHMQDNDTPEEETLRALDDLVRQGKVLYLGASNYAAYRLVDSLWTSKTQLLSRFVALQAQYSLVVRELEREHVPVCEQFGLGILPWSPLAGGFLSGKYRKDRPPPEASRLEKFKSQLSQFDTPRHWRVLEAVDAVAAELKATPSQVSLAWLLRKRAVTSVIFGARNLAQLEDNLKAAELKLDDAQQKRLDDASALELGYPYEFMNRVMGRW, encoded by the coding sequence ATGGAGTACCGGAAGTTGGGACACAGCGGGCTGAAGGTCTCGAGCCTGTGTCTGGGGACGATGACGTTCGGGGAGCCGTCGGAAGGCTCGATGATGCACGGCGTGGCCAGTGACGAGAAGACCGCCTTCTCCATCATGGACCGCGCGCTGGAGGCGGGCATCAACTTCTGGGACACGGCGAACGTGTACGGCAACGACGGGCTCACCGAGCGCGTGCTGGGCAACTGGTTCGAGCAGTCCAAGCGCCGGGACGAGGTGGTGCTGGCCACCAAGTTCCGCTTCCGCATGGGCAAGGGGCCCAACGACACGGGCGCCTCGCGCTACCAGATCCGCTCCGCGGTGGAGCAGAGCCTGCGCCGGCTGAAGACGGACCGCATCGACCTGTACCAAATCCACATGCAGGACAACGACACGCCCGAGGAGGAGACGCTCCGGGCGCTCGATGACTTGGTCCGCCAGGGCAAGGTGCTCTACCTGGGGGCCAGCAACTACGCCGCCTACCGGCTGGTGGACAGCCTGTGGACGAGCAAGACCCAGCTCCTCTCGCGCTTCGTGGCGCTGCAGGCCCAGTACAGCTTGGTGGTGCGCGAGCTGGAGCGCGAGCACGTGCCGGTGTGCGAGCAGTTCGGCCTGGGCATCCTGCCGTGGTCGCCGCTCGCGGGCGGGTTCCTCTCGGGCAAGTACCGCAAGGACCGGCCGCCGCCGGAGGCGAGCCGGCTGGAGAAGTTCAAGTCCCAGCTCAGCCAGTTCGACACCCCCCGCCACTGGCGCGTGCTGGAGGCCGTGGACGCGGTGGCCGCGGAGCTGAAGGCCACCCCCTCGCAGGTGTCCCTGGCGTGGCTGTTGCGCAAGCGCGCGGTGACGTCCGTCATCTTCGGGGCGCGCAACCTGGCGCAGCTCGAGGACAACCTGAAGGCCGCGGAGCTGAAGCTGGACGACGCGCAGCAGAAGCGCCTGGACGACGCGAGCGCGCTGGAGCTGGGCTACCCGTACGAGTTCATGAACCGCGTCATGGGGCGCTGGTAG